Part of the Verrucomicrobiia bacterium genome is shown below.
TGCTGATTGGATTTGTTCTCGCCTTTTTCACCATTACATCCGCCACCGCCGCGCCGCACGCCAAACACGTTTTCATCATCAGCTTTGACCAGGGCAATCCCGACCTGATTCAGCGCACCGACATGCCGGTGTTTCACAAGATGGCGGATGAAGGCGCGCGCACGTGGAGCGCCTACACCATTGTGCCCAGCCTCACGCTCCCCTCACACACTTCCATGTTGACGGGCGTGGGCGTTCAAAAACATCAGATCACGTGGAACAGTTATGAACCCCAGCGCGGGCTGGTCAAGGTGCCCACCATCTTCAGTCTCGCGCATCAAAAGGGCCTGGTGACGGCCATGTTCGTGGGCAAGGAAAAGTTTGAGCACCTCGTGCTGCCCGGCAGTTTGGACGCGTTCGTCTGGCCCAAGGACGGCGACGACGCCAAGTCCGTGGCCAGGGTCTTCGCCAATGACGTGGGGAGACTCAAACCCAATCTTTGCTTCATCCATTTCCGCGATCCCGACACGGAAGGCCATGCTCACGGCGCCGCCTCACCGGAAAAGATTCAGGCGCTCAAGAATTGCGACGAGGCCTTGAAGACCATCCGCGACGCCGTGGACGCCGCAGGTTTGACCAAAAGTAGCGTGTTCATCCTCACGGCCGACCACGGTTCCCACGACATCAAGGACAAGAACGGGAAAACCGTCGGCACGCATGGCTCACCGGACACTGCGGATGTCACCATTCCTTGGATCGCGTGGGGCAAGGGCGTGAAGCCGAATTTCACCATCACCGCGCCCGTGGTCCAATACGACACCGCCGCCACCGCACTCTGGCTGCTGAATGTGCCGTTGCCGGAAAGCTTCTGGGGCCGCCCGGTAAAGAGCGCGTTCAAGTGACGATGCTTCTGGAACGCCGGTCTTCGACCCGGCAGGCGCGAATTTTCGCTGGGTTGCCACGCGCCGCCCGATTACCCTCCCGGCCCGGTTAAAACCCGGTTTTGACGCGATGAAAATCACTCTCAACTGGCTCAAGCAATACGTGGATTTCAACTGGTCGTCCGAGGAACTCGCGGAGCGGCTCACGCTGCTCGGCCTTGAAGTCGAAGGCGTCCACAAGGTCGCCGGCGAGTTTGATGGCATCGTCGTGGCGCAGGTCATCACCCGCGACAAGCATCCCAACGCTGACAAGCTTTCCGTCTGCCGCGTCAACGACGGTCAGGGCGAACGCCAGATCGTCTGCGGCGCGCAGAATTTCAAGGCGGGCGACAAGGTGCCGCTCATCCTGCCCGGCGCGTCGCTGCCTTTGAAGGCGGGCGAGACGCAGCCGTTTACCATCAAGGTCGGCAAGATCCGCAACGTCGAGTCGCATGGCATGATGTGCTCGCACGAGGAACTCGGCCTCGACCCGGAGAAGATCGGTCACAAAAAGGAAGACGGTCTGCTCATTCTGCGTGAGGACGCGAAGGTCGGCCAGCCGTTTGCAGAGTATCTCGGCCGTTCCGGCGGCGATGTGGTTTACGATCTCGAAATCACGCCCAACCGCCCGGACTGGAACAGCGTCATCGGCATCGCGCGGGAAATCGCCGCGCTAACTGGGAACGCATTGAAGCTGCCAGCGCTTCCTGCCGTCAACGCTCAACCATCAACCCTCAACTCCTTGGTCGGCGTTCGTCTCGATGCGCCCGATCTTTGCCCGCGTTACACGGCCCGAGTCATTCGTGGCGTGAAAGTCGGCCCCAGCCCGGAGTGGCTCCGTTCAGCGCTGGAGAAGGTCGGCCTGCGCAGCATCAGCAACGTCGTGGACGTGACGAATTTCGTGATGCTCGAAACCGGTCAGCCACTGCATGCGTTTGATTATCATCTCATCACCAAAGGCACGGACGGGAAACCAACCATCGTGGTGCGCCGCGCGCAGCCAGGCGAGATGTTCATCACGCTGGATGGACAGAAACACACGCTGAACGCCGAGAACCTGCTCATCGCCGATGAAACCAAAGGCATCGCGCTGGCCGGCGTCATGGGCGGCCAGAACACGGAGATCAACGAGCAAACCGTGGACATGCTGCTCGAATCCGCCTACTTCGCGCCGTCGAATGTCCGCCGCACGAGTAAGACGCTCGGGTTGCGCACAGATTCCAGCTACCGCTTCGAGCGCGGCTGCGACCCGAATTGGGGTGTGGATTTCGCGAGCCGTCGCGCCGCACAGCTCATCCTCGAAACGGCCGGTGGCCAGTTGGCCGAGGGCTTGGTGGACGCGTATCCGCAAGCCCTCAAGCCAAAGGAGATTTCATTACGCTTCGCCAAAATCACAGAACTGCTTGGTATTACGATTGAGCCGGAACAACAGTCCAAGTTTCTCACCAGCCTCGGCTTGGCTGAAGCCGGAACGCGCACACCACAATCCGCGACCTTCTCCATCCCGACTCATCGCCCCGACCTCAAACGCGAGGTGGATCTCATTGAGGAAATCGCCCGGCTCTACGGCGTGGACAAAATTCCGGCCACGGCGCCGCGTGGTGCGCATGGTGAAAACGCTTTCGATGCGATCTACGATGAAATCGCCGCCGTTCGCCGGCTGCTCATCGGCCTCGGCTTGAATGAAGCCCAGGGGCAGACGCTGATTGGCAAATCCGAAGTCCGCAATGCTAAGGTCGAGGAGATTGTCGAACTGGCCAACCCGCTCAGCGCCGACATGGACGTGCTCCGGCCCAGCCTGTTGCCCGGCTTGATCCACTCAATGCGGCACAACGTCAGCCGGAAGAATTACGACGTGGCATTATTCGAGGTGGGACGCGTTTTCACCAGTGTGAATGGCCAGACAAAGGAGGAACGCCGTGTGGCCATTGCCATCACCGGCAATCGCGCGCTCAATTTCTGGAGCGGCGGTGAGCGCGATGCCAAGTTCGACGCAATGGATCTCAAGGGCCTCGTCGAGGATGCGCTCGAGCACTTCGGTCTGCGCGGCGTGCAATTCAGCAAGCGGGCCGAGAGCACCGCGTTGTTCCTCGAATCCGCCACTGTCGCACTCGGCGGCAAGCTGCCGCTCGGCGAGCTCGGCCAGTTGCTGCCGACGCTGGCGAAGAAGTATGACCTGCGCGACGCCGTCTTCCTCGCGGAACTGAGGCTCGACGAACTCATCGCGCGCGGCAGCCGCAGCAAGTCATTCAAGGCGCTGCCGCAATTCCCCGCCAGCCGCCGCGACATCGCGATGCTCGTGCCGGAAGCCACGACACACGACGCCGTGCTCGGCGCCGTCAAGCAGGCCAAACCCGTGAATCTGGAAAGCGTGGAGTTGTTCGACGTCTTCCGCGGCAAGAACGTGCCGGAGGGGCAGAAGAGCCTCGCCTACGCGTTCACGTATCGCGGCGCGGACAAGACGCTCACGGACGCCGAGGTCAACGCCGCGCATGCCAAAGTGGTGGAGGCCTTCAAGGCCAAATTGCAGGCGACGGTGCGGGAATAGCCGGTGCGGGGTGCCGGGCGGCGGCCAAATTTTGCGCAATTTTTGGCAGAAGCGGGTGAGCTTTTTGCTCCTGCTCCATCAACGCTGTGTCAAAACATAACTGCCGCATGAGTCAGCCCATACGTTTCGACCTCGGCCAGGCGGATCTCCCGACGCACTGGTATAACCTTAACGCCGACTTTCCGGAACCGCTGCCGCCGCCGCTGCATCCGGGCACGCGCGAACCGCTGCCACCCGAGGCGTGGCACGCCATTTTCCCGGAGAACCTCGTTGCCCAGGAAGTCAGCCGCGATCGCTGGATCGAAATCCCCGAGCCGGTGCGCGACATCTACGCGCGCTGGCGGCCTTCGCCGTTGCTGCGCGCCACGCGGCTGGAGCGGGCCCTCCAAACCCCCGCGCATATTTACTACAAGTATGAAGGCACCAGTCCGGCTGGCAGCCACAAGGTCAACACCTCGGTGGCGCAGGCGTATTTCAACAAGATGGCGGGCACCCGCCGGTTGGCGACGGAGACCGGCGCGGGCCAGTGGGGCGCTTCGCTTGCACTCGCCTGCAAATTGTTTGGTCTCGAGTGCAACGTTTACATGGTCAAGGTGAGTTATCAGCACAAGCCGTATCGCCGGATGTTGATGCACACGTGGGGCGCCAGCGTGCATCCCAGTCCCAGCGATCAGACCGACTACGGCCGCCGGTTGCTGCAGGAGGATCCGCATTGTCCCGGCACGCTGGGCATCGCCATCAGCGAGGCGTTGGAAGACACGGCAAAAAATCCGGGAACCAAATACGCCCTGGGCAGCGTGCTGAACCACGTGATGCTGCACCAAACCGTCATCGGCCTGGAAGCCATCAGGCAAATGGAACTGGCGGGCGAGGCGCCGGATGTGATTTACGGTTGTGCGGGGGGCGGCAGCAATTTCGCCGGGCTGGCTTTCCCGTTCATCCGACAAAAGCTCGCCGGCCAGTCCCGATGCCGCATTGTGGCCGTGGAACCTTCGGCCTGCCCTTCCCTGACGCAAGGCGAACTGCGTTACGACTTCGGGGACACCGCCGAGAGTTCACCGTTGCTGCTCATGCACACACTCGGACACAAGTTCATGCCGCCGGCCATCCACGCCGGCGGGCTGCGTTATCACGGCATGTCGCCGATGGTCAGTCATGCGCTGAAACTGGGCCTGATCGAAGCGGAGGCGCATCATCAAACCAAGGTGTTTGAAAGCGCAATGCTCTTCGCGCAGAACGAAGCGGTGGTGCCGGCCCCGGAATCCGCCCACGCCATTCACGGCGCGGTGCTGGAAGCGATTCGCGCGCGCGAAGCCGGTCAAAAGCGGGTAATCTTGTTCAACCTCTCGGGCCACGGACTGCTCGACCTGAGTTCCTACGAAAGCTACCTGACCGGAAAACTGCAAGACGTGTAACCGCACACGCCGCTCCTCAACCCGTTTTCTTTGTCCGGCTGGAGGGCCGGCGCGCCGCCGGCTTGCGCGGTTTCAGATCCAGCCCCGGCAGTTCGTTCGTTGCGCCCGCTGACGACGGCGGTGATTCCGGTGGGGCCGCCGACACGACGTCTGCCGCCGCATTCGGCGCCGTGGCGCGGGGCGGATTGATTTTCAACTGCCCCACGAGCACGGCCCCCGGCTCCACCATGAGCGAGGTTGCTTCCACATCGCCAAACAGGTGGCCCGTGGCTCGCAGCACGACCGGCCCCGGAATGCGGACATTCGCCACCAATTCGCCGGCAATCTCCACCGACTGCACGTCCAGCGGCTTGGGCCAGGCCATTTTGACGCCGGCGGGAATCAGCAAAAGCCCTGCTTTGAACGTGCCCTTGAAGTCCGCCGGGGCATGGATCGTCAGCGTCCGGTGCGCGTGCAGCTTGCCGAGGAATCGCCCCTTGATGATGGCGTCGCCCACTTCGGCTTCGGTGTTGAAAACGTAGCCCTTTTCGCCGATGACAAAGGTGCCGTGCGTGCGGAAATTTTTCGAGACCGCCTGATTGATGGTGTAGTTCCGCAGATCAATGTGCGCGCTGCACCGCTTGCACATGGTTGATTCCGCCTCTGCCGCCACGGCCAGCAACGTGCCGCATTGAAAGCAGGTGACCTGCCGCGTGTCGTGATGGCGAACCTCCCGATCCGTCCGGGGCCGCAGCACTTCCTCCAGCCGGAAATGCTGCCGGCACTTTTTGCAGACCGTGGAGTAACCGTCGCGGGGTTCAAGCTGCACGTGCCCGCAATGCGGGCACGCGACATTGATCTTGTCCGGCTTCATGCACCGAGGCAGTCAGCGGCCTGCGGGCGCAGTGGGAACAATTTAACGCACACCGGGCTTGCCGGGTTCGGGCGCTTTCGGCGCCTCGGACGGACGCGACCCGGCCGGCTGGGCGGAAGGCGCAATCTTGTTCGGATTCACTTCGGCGCGGCCCACAAACGTCACCCCTTCCTCGACACTCAACTTGCTGGCCTTGATGTCACCGAAGATTTCCGCCTTGGTCTTGATGTCAATTTTCTCCTTGGCCGTGATGTTGCCGGTCACCTTGCCGCGCACCACCACGTTGCTGACGTTGATGTTGCCGTTGACGGTGGCGGTATCGCCCAACGTCAGGGTGCCGTCCGAGCTGATTTCGCCCTCGATTTTCCCCTCGAACTGCAGTTCGCCGCCGAAGCGAAGGTTGCCTTTGATCTCAACGTCATTTGAAAGAACGTTTTTGCCGCCGGTAGTAGAACTCATGGTCAATTCCTTGGGTTAAATGATTCGGCCTGAGTATCGCCGCCGCCGCGCCTGTGTCAAAGCACCACACCAAAAACTTATTCACGAAACGAGCAGCGGGTGAGCGTTTTGCAAGAAGCGG
Proteins encoded:
- a CDS encoding ectonucleotide pyrophosphatase/phosphodiesterase, whose product is MLNSKRTLVAVLIGFVLAFFTITSATAAPHAKHVFIISFDQGNPDLIQRTDMPVFHKMADEGARTWSAYTIVPSLTLPSHTSMLTGVGVQKHQITWNSYEPQRGLVKVPTIFSLAHQKGLVTAMFVGKEKFEHLVLPGSLDAFVWPKDGDDAKSVARVFANDVGRLKPNLCFIHFRDPDTEGHAHGAASPEKIQALKNCDEALKTIRDAVDAAGLTKSSVFILTADHGSHDIKDKNGKTVGTHGSPDTADVTIPWIAWGKGVKPNFTITAPVVQYDTAATALWLLNVPLPESFWGRPVKSAFK
- the pheT gene encoding phenylalanine--tRNA ligase subunit beta, which translates into the protein MKITLNWLKQYVDFNWSSEELAERLTLLGLEVEGVHKVAGEFDGIVVAQVITRDKHPNADKLSVCRVNDGQGERQIVCGAQNFKAGDKVPLILPGASLPLKAGETQPFTIKVGKIRNVESHGMMCSHEELGLDPEKIGHKKEDGLLILREDAKVGQPFAEYLGRSGGDVVYDLEITPNRPDWNSVIGIAREIAALTGNALKLPALPAVNAQPSTLNSLVGVRLDAPDLCPRYTARVIRGVKVGPSPEWLRSALEKVGLRSISNVVDVTNFVMLETGQPLHAFDYHLITKGTDGKPTIVVRRAQPGEMFITLDGQKHTLNAENLLIADETKGIALAGVMGGQNTEINEQTVDMLLESAYFAPSNVRRTSKTLGLRTDSSYRFERGCDPNWGVDFASRRAAQLILETAGGQLAEGLVDAYPQALKPKEISLRFAKITELLGITIEPEQQSKFLTSLGLAEAGTRTPQSATFSIPTHRPDLKREVDLIEEIARLYGVDKIPATAPRGAHGENAFDAIYDEIAAVRRLLIGLGLNEAQGQTLIGKSEVRNAKVEEIVELANPLSADMDVLRPSLLPGLIHSMRHNVSRKNYDVALFEVGRVFTSVNGQTKEERRVAIAITGNRALNFWSGGERDAKFDAMDLKGLVEDALEHFGLRGVQFSKRAESTALFLESATVALGGKLPLGELGQLLPTLAKKYDLRDAVFLAELRLDELIARGSRSKSFKALPQFPASRRDIAMLVPEATTHDAVLGAVKQAKPVNLESVELFDVFRGKNVPEGQKSLAYAFTYRGADKTLTDAEVNAAHAKVVEAFKAKLQATVRE
- a CDS encoding TrpB-like pyridoxal phosphate-dependent enzyme, encoding MSQPIRFDLGQADLPTHWYNLNADFPEPLPPPLHPGTREPLPPEAWHAIFPENLVAQEVSRDRWIEIPEPVRDIYARWRPSPLLRATRLERALQTPAHIYYKYEGTSPAGSHKVNTSVAQAYFNKMAGTRRLATETGAGQWGASLALACKLFGLECNVYMVKVSYQHKPYRRMLMHTWGASVHPSPSDQTDYGRRLLQEDPHCPGTLGIAISEALEDTAKNPGTKYALGSVLNHVMLHQTVIGLEAIRQMELAGEAPDVIYGCAGGGSNFAGLAFPFIRQKLAGQSRCRIVAVEPSACPSLTQGELRYDFGDTAESSPLLLMHTLGHKFMPPAIHAGGLRYHGMSPMVSHALKLGLIEAEAHHQTKVFESAMLFAQNEAVVPAPESAHAIHGAVLEAIRAREAGQKRVILFNLSGHGLLDLSSYESYLTGKLQDV
- a CDS encoding polymer-forming cytoskeletal protein; the encoded protein is MKPDKINVACPHCGHVQLEPRDGYSTVCKKCRQHFRLEEVLRPRTDREVRHHDTRQVTCFQCGTLLAVAAEAESTMCKRCSAHIDLRNYTINQAVSKNFRTHGTFVIGEKGYVFNTEAEVGDAIIKGRFLGKLHAHRTLTIHAPADFKGTFKAGLLLIPAGVKMAWPKPLDVQSVEIAGELVANVRIPGPVVLRATGHLFGDVEATSLMVEPGAVLVGQLKINPPRATAPNAAADVVSAAPPESPPSSAGATNELPGLDLKPRKPAARRPSSRTKKTG
- a CDS encoding polymer-forming cytoskeletal protein gives rise to the protein MSSTTGGKNVLSNDVEIKGNLRFGGELQFEGKIEGEISSDGTLTLGDTATVNGNINVSNVVVRGKVTGNITAKEKIDIKTKAEIFGDIKASKLSVEEGVTFVGRAEVNPNKIAPSAQPAGSRPSEAPKAPEPGKPGVR